The DNA region CGCGCCACCGGTCGAGGAGGTCAAGGTCGGCATCGCGATCCTCGAGTCGATCGGCATGCGTGACCGCCGGCTCGAGATCGTCTCGTGCCCGTCGTGCGGGCGCGCGCAGGTCGACGTCTACACCCTCGCCGAGCAGGTGCAGGCCGGGCTCGACGGCATGACCGTGCCGCTGCGCGTCGCGGTCATGGGATGCGTGGTCAACGGCCCGGGCGAGGCTCGGGAAGCAGACCTCGGCGTCGCATCGGGCAACGGCAAGGGCCAGATCTTCGTCAAGGGTGAGGTCATCAAGACCGTCCCCGAGTCCCAGATCGTCGAGACCTTGATCGAGGAAGCGATGCGGATCGCCGAAGACATGGAGACCGCTGGCAGTGCCCCCGGCGAGCCGAGCGTCTCGGTCGGATGACCGTACTGCGGGGCGCCACGGCCGTCGACGGCGGTTTCGTGCGTGTCCTGGGCGACCGCGACGTGCCGCGTGCGCTCGAGCTGTTGGGCCGTGACCCGGTCGCCAACGTCTTCGTGACCTCCAGGATCGACGCGGTCGGCCTCGATCCTTCCCGGCTCGGCGCGCAGGTCTGGGGCTATGGCCGCGAAGGTGGGCTCGACGCGCTCTGCTATGCCGGCGCGAACCTGATCCCGGTCGGGGGGGACCCGACTGCGCTCGAGGCGTTCGCGCGCCACGGCGTTCGCCAGGGCCGCCGGTGCTCGTCGATCGTGGGGCCTGCGGGGGCGGTCGCCGCGCTGTGGGAGGTGCTCGGCCCGGCTTGGGGCCCGCCGCGCGAGGCGCGGTGGCGCCAGCCGTTGATGGTCACGACCGCCAACCCCCAGGTCGCACCGGACCCGGAGGTCCGCCGGGTGCGCCCGGACGAGCTCGAGCTCCTCATGCCGGCCAGCATCGCGATGTTCACCGAGGAGGTCGGTGTCTCACCGACTGTCGGCGACGGCGGCGCCGCGTACCGGGCCCGGGTCCGTGAGCTGGTCGCTTCCGGCCGGGCGTTCGCGCGCTTCGACCGCAACCGGGTCGTCTTCAAGGCCGAGGTTGGCGCGGTGACACCTTCGGCCTGCCAGGTGCAGGGCGTCTGGGTGGATCCCGAGTTGCGCGGGCGAGGACTGTCGGTCGCGGGGATGGCCGCGGTGGTGACGGCCTGCCTGCGTGATGTCGCGCCCGCCGTCTCGCTCTACGTCAACGACTTCAACGAGCCCGCCCGCCGCTCCTACGAGCGGGTCGGCTT from Mycobacteriales bacterium includes:
- a CDS encoding GNAT family N-acetyltransferase, whose amino-acid sequence is MTVLRGATAVDGGFVRVLGDRDVPRALELLGRDPVANVFVTSRIDAVGLDPSRLGAQVWGYGREGGLDALCYAGANLIPVGGDPTALEAFARHGVRQGRRCSSIVGPAGAVAALWEVLGPAWGPPREARWRQPLMVTTANPQVAPDPEVRRVRPDELELLMPASIAMFTEEVGVSPTVGDGGAAYRARVRELVASGRAFARFDRNRVVFKAEVGAVTPSACQVQGVWVDPELRGRGLSVAGMAAVVTACLRDVAPAVSLYVNDFNEPARRSYERVGFGEIGTFASILF